A region of Streptomyces sp. R44 DNA encodes the following proteins:
- a CDS encoding ATP-binding cassette domain-containing protein, which yields MHDTPHDPFVRVRGAREHNLAGVDVDIPRDALVVFTGVSGSGKSSLAFGTIYAEAQRRYFESVAPYARRLIHQVGAPAVGEITGLPPAVSLEQRRSSPNARSSVGTVTTLSNSLRMLFSRAGDYPEGAERLDSDAFSPNTAAGACPACHGLGLIHDTSEELLVPDADLSIRQGAIAAWPGAWQGKNLRDVLDTLGYDVYRPWRELDAKDREWILFTDEQPVVTVHPVREADRIQRPYQGTYMSARRYVLRTFSDSKSPTLRAKAERFLTSSPCPACGGGRLRPEALSVTFAGRNVAELAALPLTALSGLLSTVAATAPDTSATARVLTEDLVARIGTVTELGLGYLSLDRATPTLSNGELQRLRLATQLRSGLFGVVYVLDEPSAGLHPADTEALLVVLDRLKAAGNSVFVVEHHLDVVRHADWLVDVGPRAGVHGGRVLHSGPPEELAGVEASATRRFLFDRAPAPSRTVREPADWLRPGPVTLHNLRAVDAAFPVGVLTAVTGVSGSGKSTLVSALTEEVPGVGRLVTVDQRPIGRTPRSNLATYTGLFDVVRKLFTETEEARARGYKAGRFSFNVPGGRCETCQGEGFVSVELLFLPSTYAPCPDCHGARYHPETLQVRLRGLTIAEVLDLTVESAAAFFDDTPAAARSLGALLDVGLGYLRLGQPATELSGGEAQRIKLASELQRPRGAHTLYVLDEPTTGLHPADVEVLMRQLHGLVDAGHSVVVVEHDMDVVATADWVLDLGPGGGDQGGRVVAAGPPDRVARAADSRTAPYLARALGFGERR from the coding sequence ATGCATGACACCCCCCACGATCCGTTCGTTCGCGTCCGAGGTGCCCGCGAGCACAACCTCGCCGGGGTCGACGTCGACATCCCGCGCGACGCGCTCGTCGTGTTCACCGGGGTCTCCGGCTCCGGCAAGTCGTCGCTGGCCTTCGGGACGATCTACGCCGAGGCCCAGCGCCGCTACTTCGAGTCGGTGGCCCCGTACGCGCGGCGGCTGATCCACCAGGTGGGGGCGCCCGCGGTCGGTGAGATCACCGGGCTGCCGCCGGCGGTCTCCCTGGAGCAGCGCCGGTCCTCGCCGAACGCCCGCTCCTCCGTCGGTACGGTGACCACGCTGTCCAACTCGCTGCGGATGCTGTTCTCGCGGGCCGGGGACTATCCGGAGGGGGCGGAGCGGCTCGACTCCGACGCCTTCTCCCCCAACACCGCGGCGGGCGCGTGCCCTGCGTGTCACGGCCTCGGGCTGATCCACGACACCAGCGAGGAACTCCTCGTACCGGACGCCGATCTGTCGATCCGTCAGGGGGCCATCGCGGCCTGGCCCGGTGCCTGGCAGGGGAAGAATCTGCGGGACGTCCTCGACACCCTCGGGTACGACGTCTACCGGCCGTGGCGGGAGCTCGACGCGAAGGACCGGGAGTGGATCCTCTTCACGGACGAGCAGCCGGTCGTCACCGTGCACCCGGTGCGGGAGGCCGACCGCATCCAACGTCCGTACCAGGGCACGTACATGAGCGCGCGCCGCTATGTGCTGCGGACGTTCTCCGACTCGAAGAGCCCGACCCTGCGCGCGAAGGCGGAGCGCTTCCTCACCAGCTCGCCCTGTCCGGCCTGCGGCGGCGGCCGGCTGCGGCCCGAGGCGCTCTCGGTCACCTTCGCCGGCCGGAACGTCGCCGAGCTGGCCGCCCTGCCGCTCACCGCCCTCTCGGGTCTCCTCTCGACGGTCGCGGCGACGGCCCCGGACACCTCGGCGACGGCGCGGGTCCTCACCGAGGACCTGGTCGCCCGCATCGGCACGGTCACCGAACTCGGCCTCGGTTACCTCAGCCTGGACCGCGCCACCCCCACGCTGTCCAACGGCGAGCTCCAGCGGCTGCGGCTCGCCACGCAGCTGCGTTCCGGTCTCTTCGGTGTGGTGTACGTCCTCGACGAGCCCTCCGCCGGGCTGCACCCGGCCGACACCGAGGCCCTGCTGGTGGTCCTCGACCGGCTGAAGGCCGCCGGGAACTCGGTCTTCGTCGTCGAGCACCATCTCGACGTCGTCCGGCACGCCGACTGGCTCGTGGACGTCGGCCCGCGCGCCGGCGTGCACGGCGGGCGGGTGCTGCACAGCGGCCCGCCCGAGGAACTGGCCGGCGTCGAGGCGTCCGCGACCCGGCGGTTCCTCTTCGACCGGGCGCCCGCGCCCTCGCGGACGGTGCGGGAACCGGCCGACTGGTTGCGGCCGGGGCCCGTGACCCTGCACAACCTGCGGGCGGTGGACGCGGCGTTCCCGGTCGGCGTCCTCACGGCCGTGACGGGCGTGTCCGGCTCCGGGAAGTCGACGCTCGTCAGCGCGCTGACCGAGGAAGTCCCGGGCGTCGGGCGGCTGGTGACGGTCGATCAGCGTCCGATCGGCCGTACCCCGCGCTCCAACCTCGCCACGTACACCGGGCTCTTCGACGTCGTGCGCAAGCTCTTCACGGAGACCGAGGAGGCCAGGGCACGCGGGTACAAGGCGGGCCGCTTCTCCTTCAACGTGCCCGGAGGCCGCTGCGAGACCTGTCAGGGAGAGGGCTTCGTCTCCGTGGAGCTGCTCTTCCTGCCCAGTACGTACGCGCCCTGCCCCGACTGCCACGGCGCCCGCTACCACCCCGAGACCCTCCAGGTCCGGCTGCGCGGCCTCACGATCGCCGAGGTCCTCGATCTGACGGTCGAGTCCGCCGCCGCCTTCTTCGACGACACCCCCGCGGCGGCCCGGAGCCTGGGCGCCCTCCTCGACGTCGGCCTCGGCTATCTCCGGCTCGGGCAGCCCGCCACCGAGCTGTCCGGCGGCGAGGCGCAGCGCATCAAGCTCGCCTCGGAGCTCCAGCGGCCGCGCGGCGCCCATACCCTCTACGTCCTGGACGAGCCGACGACGGGCCTGCACCCGGCCGATGTGGAGGTCCTGATGCGCCAGCTGCACGGTCTCGTGGACGCCGGTCACTCGGTGGTCGTCGTCGAGCACGACATGGACGTCGTCGCCACCGCCGACTGGGTCCTCGACCTCGGTCCCGGCGGCGGCGACCAGGGCGGCCGTGTGGTGGCGGCGGGTCCCCCGGACCGGGTGGCGCGGGCGGCGGACAGCCGCACCGCGCCGTATCTGGCCCGGGCCCTCGGGTTCGGCGAGCGGCGCTGA
- a CDS encoding tyrosinase cofactor: MSSITRRRALGVAAGAAGAAAGLALAGPAAAAPGAAAPAPAPDSFDEVYQGRRIQGGPSHGGHHGGHHGGGYSVTIDGEELHVMRNADGTWISVINHYEPVATPRAVARAAVRELQGAPLVPLTLT, translated from the coding sequence ATGTCCAGCATCACCCGCCGCCGGGCTCTCGGCGTCGCGGCCGGCGCGGCAGGCGCCGCCGCGGGCCTCGCCCTGGCCGGCCCGGCCGCCGCCGCACCGGGGGCCGCCGCTCCCGCGCCCGCCCCGGACTCGTTCGACGAGGTCTACCAGGGCCGCCGCATCCAGGGCGGGCCCTCTCACGGCGGCCACCACGGGGGACACCACGGGGGTGGCTACTCCGTGACGATCGACGGCGAGGAACTGCACGTCATGCGGAACGCCGACGGCACCTGGATCAGCGTGATCAACCACTACGAGCCCGTCGCCACGCCCAGGGCGGTGGCCCGCGCGGCCGTCCGGGAGCTCCAGGGCGCCCCGCTCGTACCCCTCACCCTCACCTGA
- a CDS encoding putative bifunctional diguanylate cyclase/phosphodiesterase, producing MKVPSQPSGAVAEADGPEDRLRRFVTIWSRAIFPVTATSLTRAEFEGHLLPLARTLCDALHARPFDTAPAQRTGAALVAAHCTDPDALGRSLGVVDSYLVLYCGTESDLPAEELRARCARLQHAMATGYAGALRERTLTEQEAIARSALVARSAAEIALHATESRFRAVFDGAAIGIGIADLDGNVLEVNETLTRMFGGMEGQVRSRNVSEWVHPEDGPHVWKLYEELVRGEREHYRVEKPYYRGDGTVLWTNLTVSLLRDAEGRPQYQLALMEDTTERRLLHLRLRYEATHDALTGLPNRTLFFERLEKALAPGDNARFGLCYLDLDGFKVINDSLGHSTGDRLLVEVADRLQSCVTGAGEMVARLGGDEFVALTTGAGGQRDVTELADRILAALATPLRIDGRELTVRGSLGVVEGPAGERTPAEVLRSADITMYRAKSAGGNRFELADPEADARAITRHGLTTALPTALERGEFFIEYQPLVHLDDGSVHGAEALVRWCHPQHGVLGPDRFIPLAEDTGLIVPLGRWVLQEAVRQARFWQTRHSDGGPLRINVNLSPTQLHHPRLVADTVDVLERSGLEPGALCLEVTESALIGADEDLLKPLRQLAEMGVDIALDDFGTGYSNLANLRRLPVSVLKLDRSFTRGMQQHPVDPVDLKIVEGIVSLAHSLELAVTVEGVETGAQARQLRDLGCDTAQGWYYARPGAPDRIHSLLLADAV from the coding sequence GTGAAGGTCCCGTCGCAGCCGTCCGGCGCCGTCGCCGAAGCCGACGGCCCGGAGGACAGACTCAGGCGGTTCGTCACCATCTGGAGCCGCGCGATCTTCCCGGTGACCGCCACCTCGCTGACGCGCGCCGAGTTCGAGGGGCATCTGCTGCCGCTGGCCCGCACCCTGTGCGACGCCCTGCACGCCCGCCCCTTCGACACGGCACCGGCCCAGCGCACCGGCGCGGCCCTCGTCGCCGCCCACTGCACCGACCCGGACGCGCTCGGCCGCAGCCTCGGCGTCGTCGACTCGTACCTGGTGCTCTACTGCGGTACGGAGTCGGACCTCCCTGCCGAGGAACTGCGGGCCCGCTGCGCCCGGCTCCAGCACGCCATGGCCACCGGCTACGCGGGGGCCCTGCGCGAGCGGACCCTCACCGAGCAGGAGGCCATCGCCCGCTCCGCGCTCGTCGCCCGCAGCGCCGCCGAGATCGCCCTGCACGCCACCGAGAGCCGCTTCCGCGCCGTCTTCGACGGGGCCGCGATCGGCATCGGCATCGCCGACCTCGACGGCAACGTCCTGGAGGTCAACGAGACCCTCACCCGCATGTTCGGCGGGATGGAGGGCCAGGTGCGCAGCCGGAACGTCTCCGAGTGGGTGCACCCGGAGGACGGGCCGCACGTCTGGAAGCTGTACGAGGAGCTGGTCCGCGGCGAGCGCGAGCACTACCGCGTCGAGAAGCCGTACTACCGCGGTGACGGAACGGTTCTGTGGACCAACCTCACCGTCTCGCTCCTCCGGGACGCCGAAGGCCGCCCCCAGTACCAGCTGGCCCTCATGGAGGACACCACCGAACGGCGCCTGCTCCATCTGCGCCTGCGGTACGAGGCCACCCACGACGCGCTCACCGGACTCCCCAACCGGACCCTGTTCTTCGAACGCCTGGAGAAGGCCCTCGCCCCCGGCGACAACGCCCGCTTCGGCCTCTGCTACCTCGACCTCGACGGCTTCAAGGTCATCAACGACAGCCTCGGCCACTCCACCGGCGACCGGCTGCTCGTCGAGGTCGCCGACCGGCTGCAGAGCTGCGTCACCGGGGCCGGCGAGATGGTGGCCCGGCTCGGCGGCGACGAGTTCGTCGCCCTCACCACCGGCGCCGGCGGCCAACGGGACGTCACCGAACTCGCCGACCGCATCCTCGCCGCCCTAGCCACGCCCCTGCGCATCGACGGCCGCGAGCTCACCGTGCGCGGCAGCCTCGGCGTCGTCGAGGGCCCGGCGGGGGAGCGCACCCCGGCCGAGGTGCTCCGCAGCGCCGACATCACCATGTACCGGGCCAAGTCGGCGGGCGGCAACCGCTTCGAACTCGCCGACCCCGAGGCCGACGCCCGCGCCATCACCCGGCACGGGCTCACCACGGCCCTCCCGACGGCCCTGGAGCGCGGCGAGTTCTTCATCGAGTACCAGCCCCTCGTCCACCTCGACGACGGCAGCGTGCACGGCGCGGAGGCCCTCGTCCGGTGGTGCCACCCGCAGCACGGGGTGCTCGGCCCGGACCGCTTCATCCCGCTCGCCGAGGACACCGGGCTCATCGTGCCGCTCGGCCGCTGGGTGCTCCAGGAGGCCGTGCGCCAGGCCCGCTTCTGGCAGACCCGGCACTCCGACGGCGGGCCGCTGCGGATCAACGTCAACCTCTCGCCGACGCAGCTCCACCACCCGCGCCTGGTCGCCGACACGGTCGACGTCCTGGAGCGCTCCGGCCTCGAACCGGGCGCGCTCTGCCTGGAGGTCACCGAGTCGGCGCTGATCGGCGCCGACGAGGACCTCCTGAAGCCGCTGCGGCAGCTCGCCGAGATGGGCGTGGACATCGCGCTCGACGACTTCGGCACGGGCTACTCGAACCTGGCCAATCTCCGGCGGCTGCCGGTGAGCGTCCTGAAGCTCGACCGGTCCTTCACCCGGGGCATGCAGCAGCACCCGGTGGACCCGGTCGACCTCAAGATCGTCGAGGGGATCGTCTCACTGGCACACAGCCTGGAACTGGCGGTCACGGTCGAGGGCGTGGAGACCGGCGCCCAGGCCCGCCAGCTCCGCGACCTGGGCTGCGACACGGCCCAGGGCTGGTACTACGCCCGCCCGGGCGCCCCGGACCGCATCCACTCGCTCCTGCTGGCGGACGCGGTCTAG
- a CDS encoding fumarate reductase/succinate dehydrogenase flavoprotein subunit, giving the protein MSYLDYVTGEPLADAKAPAGPVAERWDTRRFQAKLVNPANRRKHRIIVVGTGLAGGSAGATLAEQGYHVVQFCFQDSPRRAHSIAAQGGINAAKNYRNDGDSIHRLFYDTVKGGDFRARESNVHRLAQISVEIIDQCVAQGVPFAREYGGLLDTRSFGGVQVSRTFYARGQTGQQLLLGAYQALSRQIAAGNVEMHARTEMLDLIVVDGRARGIVARDLITGEISTHYADAVVLATGGYGNVFYLSTNAMNSNATAVWRAHRRGAYFANPCFTQIHPTCIPRTGDHQSKLTLMSESLRNDGRIWVPKAKGDTRPAAEIPEDERDYYLERIYPSFGNLVPRDIASRAAKNVCDEGRGVGPGGQGVYLDFADAIRRMGRKAVEAKYGNLFDMYARITAEDPYEVPMRIYPAVHYTMGGLWVDYDLQTTVPGLFAIGEANFSDHGANRLGASALMQGLADGYFVLPATINDYLARHPHGEPVTDDHPVVREVLAETEDRLHLLLSVDGDRTPDSFHRELGELMWEYCGMARTEEGLTKALRRIPEIREEFWSRIKVPGTGEEFNQSLEKANRIVDYLELAELMCLDALHRAESCGGHFREESQTPDGEAARRDEEFSYVAAWEFRGSGGRPPGGHSTPDGAAPVLHKEDLAFEYVHPTQRSYA; this is encoded by the coding sequence ATGAGCTATCTCGACTACGTCACCGGTGAGCCCCTCGCCGATGCCAAGGCGCCCGCCGGGCCCGTCGCCGAACGCTGGGACACCCGCCGCTTCCAGGCCAAGCTGGTCAACCCGGCCAACCGGCGCAAGCACCGGATCATCGTCGTCGGCACCGGCCTCGCCGGCGGCTCCGCCGGCGCCACCCTCGCCGAACAGGGCTACCACGTCGTCCAGTTCTGCTTCCAGGACTCCCCGCGCCGCGCCCACTCCATCGCCGCCCAGGGCGGCATCAACGCCGCCAAGAACTACCGCAACGACGGCGACTCGATCCACCGCCTCTTCTACGACACCGTCAAGGGCGGCGACTTCCGGGCCCGCGAGTCCAACGTCCACCGCCTCGCGCAGATCTCCGTCGAGATCATCGACCAGTGCGTCGCCCAGGGCGTCCCCTTCGCCCGCGAGTACGGCGGCCTCCTGGACACCCGCTCCTTCGGCGGCGTCCAGGTGTCCCGTACCTTCTACGCCCGCGGCCAGACGGGTCAGCAGCTCCTCCTCGGCGCCTACCAGGCGCTGTCCCGGCAGATCGCCGCCGGAAACGTCGAGATGCACGCCCGTACGGAGATGCTCGACCTCATCGTCGTCGACGGGCGGGCCCGCGGCATCGTCGCCCGCGACCTGATCACGGGCGAGATCTCCACCCACTACGCGGACGCCGTCGTCCTCGCGACCGGCGGCTACGGCAACGTCTTCTACCTGTCGACGAACGCCATGAACTCCAACGCCACCGCCGTCTGGCGGGCCCACCGGCGCGGCGCGTACTTCGCCAACCCCTGCTTCACCCAGATCCACCCCACCTGCATCCCGCGCACCGGCGACCACCAGTCGAAGCTGACCCTGATGAGCGAGTCGCTGCGCAACGACGGCCGCATCTGGGTCCCCAAGGCGAAGGGCGACACCCGGCCCGCCGCCGAGATCCCCGAGGACGAGCGCGACTACTACCTGGAGCGGATCTACCCCTCCTTCGGCAACCTCGTCCCCCGCGACATCGCCTCCCGCGCCGCCAAGAACGTCTGCGACGAGGGGAGGGGAGTGGGCCCCGGCGGGCAGGGTGTCTACCTGGACTTCGCCGACGCCATCCGCCGCATGGGCCGCAAGGCCGTCGAGGCGAAGTACGGCAACCTCTTCGACATGTACGCGCGGATCACCGCGGAGGACCCGTACGAGGTCCCCATGCGGATCTACCCCGCCGTGCACTACACGATGGGCGGACTCTGGGTCGACTACGACCTCCAGACCACCGTCCCCGGCCTCTTCGCCATCGGCGAGGCCAACTTCTCCGACCACGGGGCCAACCGGCTCGGCGCCTCCGCCCTCATGCAGGGTCTCGCCGACGGCTACTTCGTCCTGCCCGCCACCATCAACGACTACCTGGCCCGCCATCCGCACGGCGAACCCGTCACCGACGACCACCCGGTGGTCCGCGAGGTCCTCGCCGAGACCGAGGACCGCCTCCACCTCCTCCTCTCCGTCGACGGCGACCGCACCCCCGACTCCTTCCACCGCGAGCTCGGCGAACTCATGTGGGAGTACTGCGGCATGGCCCGCACCGAGGAGGGCCTGACCAAGGCCCTGCGCCGCATCCCGGAGATCCGCGAGGAGTTCTGGAGCCGCATCAAGGTCCCCGGCACCGGCGAGGAGTTCAACCAGTCCCTGGAGAAGGCCAACCGGATCGTCGACTACCTGGAGCTCGCCGAGCTCATGTGCCTCGACGCGCTGCACCGCGCCGAGTCCTGCGGCGGCCACTTCCGCGAGGAGTCCCAGACCCCGGACGGCGAGGCCGCCCGCCGCGACGAGGAGTTCTCGTACGTCGCCGCCTGGGAATTCCGGGGGTCCGGGGGTCGTCCCCCGGGAGGGCACAGCACCCCCGACGGAGCCGCCCCCGTCCTCCACAAGGAGGACCTCGCCTTCGAGTACGTCCACCCCACCCAGCGGAGCTACGCATGA
- a CDS encoding succinate dehydrogenase/fumarate reductase iron-sulfur subunit, which yields MRLNLRVWRQKNAGTEGAMATYEVDGVSPDMSFLEMLDTLNEDLILRGEDPVAFDHDCREGICGACSLVINGDAHGPERTTTCQLHMRSFRDGDTIDVEPWRASAFPVVKDLVVDRSAFDRVIQAGGYITAPTGAAPEAHATPVPKADADSAFEHAECIGCGACVAACPNGSAMLFTSAKINHLNVLPQGSPERETRVLDMVAQMDAEGFGGCTLTGECATACPKGIPLPSIAAMNREWLRARRKAPRG from the coding sequence ATGAGGCTCAACCTGCGCGTCTGGCGCCAGAAGAACGCCGGCACCGAGGGTGCCATGGCCACCTACGAGGTGGACGGGGTCTCGCCCGACATGTCCTTCCTGGAGATGCTCGACACCCTCAACGAGGACCTCATCCTGCGCGGCGAGGACCCCGTGGCCTTCGACCACGACTGCCGCGAGGGCATCTGCGGCGCGTGCAGCCTCGTCATCAACGGCGACGCGCACGGGCCGGAGCGCACCACGACCTGCCAGCTGCACATGCGCTCCTTCCGCGACGGCGACACCATCGACGTCGAACCCTGGCGCGCGTCCGCCTTCCCCGTCGTCAAGGACCTGGTCGTCGACCGCTCCGCCTTCGACCGCGTCATCCAGGCCGGCGGCTACATCACCGCCCCCACCGGGGCCGCCCCCGAGGCCCACGCCACCCCCGTGCCCAAGGCCGACGCCGACTCCGCCTTCGAGCACGCCGAGTGCATCGGCTGCGGCGCGTGCGTGGCGGCCTGCCCCAACGGCTCGGCGATGCTCTTCACCTCCGCCAAGATCAACCACCTGAACGTCCTGCCCCAGGGCTCCCCGGAACGCGAGACCCGGGTCCTCGACATGGTGGCCCAGATGGACGCCGAGGGCTTCGGCGGCTGCACCCTGACGGGCGAGTGCGCCACGGCCTGCCCCAAGGGCATCCCGCTCCCGTCGATCGCGGCGATGAACAGGGAGTGGCTGCGGGCACGGCGGAAGGCTCCGCGCGGCTGA
- a CDS encoding LysR family transcriptional regulator translates to MQFQQLLYFVAVAETRHFTRAAERVHVSQPSLSQQIKALEQELGAELFSRARGNITLTDAGEALLPLARRILADTETARLEVQELAQLKRGRVRLGATPSLCTGLLPDVLRSFHDLHPGIELLIEEGGSHDLVRELARGALDLALVVLPLPSPSPALTTVELLREDLVVVSAASEPAPRRPVRIKDLRDQPLVMFRHGYDLRELTVAACRAEGFEPTFTVEGGELDAVLGFVRAGLGLAVVPAMVAARAGRDLRVTALSRPGLRRTIALAHRSDVAPPRAARELQRLLMASRRGV, encoded by the coding sequence ATGCAGTTCCAGCAGCTCCTCTACTTCGTCGCCGTGGCCGAGACCCGGCACTTCACCCGGGCCGCCGAGCGCGTGCACGTCTCGCAGCCGTCGCTCTCGCAGCAGATCAAGGCCCTGGAGCAGGAGTTGGGCGCGGAGCTGTTCAGCCGCGCCCGGGGGAACATCACCCTCACCGACGCCGGCGAGGCCCTGCTGCCGCTCGCGCGGCGGATCCTCGCCGACACGGAGACGGCCCGCCTGGAGGTGCAGGAGCTGGCCCAGCTGAAGCGGGGCCGGGTGCGGCTCGGCGCGACGCCGAGCCTGTGCACGGGGCTCCTGCCGGACGTGCTGCGGTCCTTCCACGACCTGCACCCGGGGATCGAGCTCCTGATCGAGGAGGGCGGCTCGCACGATCTCGTACGGGAGCTGGCGCGCGGGGCGCTCGACCTGGCCCTGGTCGTCCTCCCGCTCCCCTCCCCCTCCCCCGCCCTGACGACGGTCGAGCTGCTCCGGGAGGACCTGGTGGTGGTCTCCGCGGCCTCCGAGCCCGCCCCACGCCGGCCGGTGCGGATCAAGGACCTGCGGGATCAGCCCCTCGTGATGTTCCGGCACGGCTACGACCTGCGGGAACTGACCGTGGCGGCCTGCCGGGCGGAGGGCTTCGAGCCGACGTTCACCGTGGAGGGCGGGGAGCTGGACGCGGTGCTCGGTTTTGTACGGGCGGGGCTCGGGCTCGCGGTCGTCCCGGCGATGGTCGCGGCCCGCGCGGGCCGGGACCTGCGGGTGACGGCCCTCTCGCGGCCGGGGCTGCGGCGCACCATCGCGCTGGCGCACCGCAGCGACGTGGCCCCGCCGAGGGCGGCCCGGGAACTCCAGCGGCTGCTCATGGCCTCCCGCAGGGGCGTGTGA
- a CDS encoding succinate dehydrogenase, whose translation MAVSGLIMLGYLVAHVAGNLKVFFGPEEFNAYGHWLRVMGAPVLHHHWALWLVRIVLLAAVVAHAVSAYQLSRRDLKARPTAYVHRRKRSSYATRTMRWGGIILALFIVWHLLDLTTGTVHPGGFEEGKPYQNVVDTFSTWYGNVVYIVAMLALGLHVRHGFWSAAQTLGVGNARRERLLKALADTLALVLTAGFVSVPVAVMTGVVS comes from the coding sequence ATGGCCGTCAGCGGGCTCATCATGCTCGGCTATCTCGTCGCCCACGTCGCCGGCAACCTCAAGGTCTTCTTCGGCCCGGAGGAGTTCAACGCCTACGGCCACTGGCTGCGCGTCATGGGCGCCCCGGTCCTGCACCACCACTGGGCCCTCTGGCTGGTCAGGATCGTGCTCCTCGCCGCCGTCGTCGCCCACGCCGTCTCCGCGTACCAGCTCAGCCGGCGCGACCTGAAGGCCCGCCCCACCGCGTACGTCCACCGCCGCAAGCGGTCCTCGTACGCCACCCGCACCATGCGCTGGGGCGGGATCATCCTCGCCCTGTTCATCGTCTGGCACCTCCTCGACCTGACCACCGGCACCGTCCACCCCGGCGGTTTCGAGGAGGGCAAGCCCTACCAGAACGTCGTCGACACCTTCTCCACCTGGTACGGCAACGTCGTCTACATCGTCGCGATGCTCGCCCTCGGCCTCCACGTCCGGCACGGCTTCTGGAGCGCCGCCCAGACCCTGGGCGTCGGCAACGCCCGCCGCGAGCGGCTCCTCAAGGCCCTCGCCGACACCCTCGCGCTCGTCCTGACCGCGGGCTTCGTCTCCGTCCCCGTCGCCGTCATGACCGGAGTGGTGAGCTGA
- a CDS encoding tyrosinase family protein, whose amino-acid sequence MTVRKNQATLTADEKRRFVDALLELKRSGRYDTFVTTHNAFIMGDTDSGDRVGHRSPSFLPWHRRFLIQFEEALKSVDATVTLPYWDWTADRTSRSSLWAPDFLGGTGRARDGQVSDGPFARTGNRWTINVRVDGRDYLRRDLGAGGRQLPTRAEVDSVLAIETYDTAPWNSSSDGFRNHLEGWRGVNLHNRVHVWVGGQMATGVSPNDPVFWLHHAFVDKLWADWQARHPRSTYLPAAGTPNVVDLRDTMRPWNDVTPADMLDHTRHYTFDTAA is encoded by the coding sequence ATGACCGTACGCAAGAACCAGGCCACCCTCACCGCCGACGAGAAGCGGCGCTTCGTCGACGCCCTCCTGGAGCTCAAGCGCTCCGGGCGGTACGACACCTTCGTCACCACGCACAACGCCTTCATCATGGGCGACACCGACAGCGGCGACCGGGTCGGCCACCGCTCGCCCTCGTTCCTGCCCTGGCACCGGCGCTTCCTCATACAGTTCGAGGAGGCGCTGAAGTCCGTCGACGCGACCGTCACCCTCCCGTACTGGGACTGGACGGCCGACCGCACCTCCCGCTCCTCCCTCTGGGCGCCCGACTTCCTCGGCGGCACCGGCCGCGCCCGCGACGGCCAGGTGTCGGACGGCCCGTTCGCCCGCACCGGGAACCGCTGGACGATCAACGTCCGCGTCGACGGGCGGGACTACCTGCGGCGCGACCTCGGCGCCGGCGGCCGCCAGCTGCCCACGCGGGCCGAGGTGGACTCCGTCCTCGCCATCGAGACGTACGACACGGCCCCCTGGAACAGCTCCTCGGACGGCTTCCGCAACCACCTGGAGGGCTGGCGCGGGGTGAACCTCCACAACCGCGTCCACGTCTGGGTCGGCGGCCAGATGGCCACCGGAGTCTCCCCGAACGACCCCGTGTTCTGGCTGCACCACGCCTTCGTGGACAAGCTGTGGGCCGACTGGCAGGCCCGCCACCCCCGGTCGACGTACCTGCCGGCCGCCGGAACCCCGAACGTCGTCGACCTCCGCGACACCATGCGCCCGTGGAACGACGTGACCCCGGCGGACATGCTGGACCACACCCGCCACTACACCTTCGACACGGCGGCCTGA